A genomic window from Triplophysa dalaica isolate WHDGS20190420 chromosome 24, ASM1584641v1, whole genome shotgun sequence includes:
- the prnprs3 gene encoding prion protein, related sequence 3, with amino-acid sequence MGRLTVLFLCMALVVSTVAKRGGGSKGGFGLGKTSSSNNKGGSSSSGKSGSSNTKGSSTGTHSSPGNYPRQPQVPHQNPPPNPGAGGGYPGQGRYPPAGSNPGQGYPNQGSYPGRNPAQGGYPAQGGYPGQGGNPAQGGYPGQGGYPAQGNYPGRSGYPGQGGYPAQGGYPGGAGSYPNRYPGQAGGNPYPGGGSYPGYPVRGGAGSYPNQYGGGAVRPGAGAAAGAAQYPYWNPNNKIMSPGYGGNYGAYGGGRSPFAQSVQGMGMGPSIQSKGFGKQAIMAAGVGAVAGMALGYGLGSFPRPRFNFHNPQEEYYYNNYMYKRYGQTPPNGNVNEDPNSQGQRPGGTGTGSSASGQQNNNNPHDIFQNPPPQSYDKYMDSCMKRKDLVREKRDLRSRRSPDLSEPQAAPGAEVTVEVNDPVVAQEDVSSTNNTFKPSTIVTSKPPETPSQPQKQVGEEAKDDDDTVSIVEIGYPALIEQMKARRCVELYMVYAEQHAAKQVQNRKEEQTLSGSGNLSGPLCHRAILLSVIFSSLLFGHY; translated from the coding sequence ATGGGTCGTCTAACAGTGCTGTTTCTCTGTATGGCTCTTGTAGTCTCAACTGTGGCCAAACGAGGAGGTGGGAGTAAAGGTGGATTTGGCTTGGGCAAAAccagcagcagcaacaacaaagGAGGAAGCAGCAGCAGTGGAAAGAGTGGCAGCAGCAATACTAAAGGCTCCTCAACTGGGACACACTCATCCCCAGGAAACTATCCTCGACAACCTCAAGTACCACATCAAAATCCTCCCCCCAACCCTGGGGCTGGAGGCGGGTACCCTGGCCAAGGCAGGTACCCACCGGCAGGTTCTAATCCAGGTCAAGGATATCCTAACCAAGGTAGCTATCCGGGGCGTAATCCAGCACAAGGTGGTTATCCAGCTCAGGGGGGCTACCCTGGTCAAGGTGGTAACCCTGCTCAAGGTGGTTATCCGGGACAAGGTGGTTACCCAGCACAAGGTAACTACCCAGGGCGCAGTGGTTACCCAGGACAAGGTGGTTACCCAGCACAAGGAGGCTACCCAGGGGGTGCAGGTTCTTACCCCAACAGGTACCCTGGACAGGCAGGAGGAAACCCCTACCCAGGTGGAGGCTCTTATCCAGGATATCCAGTCCGAGGAGGAGCAGGTTCCTACCCTAACCAGTATGGTGGCGGTGCAGTAAGACCAGGAGCAGGAGCAGCTGCAGGAGCAGCCCAGTACCCCTATTGGAACCCCAATAACAAAATCATGAGCCCAGGCTATGGTGGTAACTACGGGGCTTACGGCGGTGGCAGATCACCCTTTGCCCAGTCTGTGCAGGGCATGGGTATGGGCCCTTCTATCCAATCAAAAGGGTTTGGGAAACAGGCAATTATGGCTGCTGGAGTCGGAGCAGTGGCTGGGATGGCTCTGGGCTACGGTCTCGGAAGTTTCCCCCGTCCTCGTTTTAATTTCCACAACCCACAGGAGGAATATTACTATAATAACTACATGTACAAACGGTATGGTCAGACACCCCCTAATGGAAATGTAAATGAGGACCCTAACTCTCAAGGTCAAAGACCAGGTGGTACTGGAACTGGCAGTTCAGCCTCTGGgcaacaaaataacaataaccCTCATGATATCTTCCAGAATCCTCCACCTCAGTCCTATGATAAGTACATGGACAGCTGTATGAAAAGAAAAGACTTAGTGCGAGAGAAACGGGACCTAAGATCAAGAAGATCCCCAGATCTTTCAGAGCCCCAAGCGGCACCAGGTGCCGAAGTTACTGTTGAAGTCAATGATCCAGTTGTTGCTCAAGAAGATGTGTCAAGCAccaacaatacatttaaaccCAGTACAATTGTGACCTCCAAACCACCTGAAACACCCAGTCAACCTCAGAAGCAAGTAGGAGAGGAAGCCAAGGATGACGACGATACTGTTAGCATTGTGGAGATTGGCTATCCAGCACTGATTGAGCAAATGAAAGCACGCCGTTGTGTAGAGCTTTACATGGTTTATGCAGAACAGCATGCAGCCAAACAGGTGCAAAATCGTAAGGAAGAACAAACCCTCAGCGGAAGTGGTAACCTGTCTGGACCTCTTTGCCACAGAGCAATCCTTCTGTCTGTTATCTTCAGTTCTCTTTTATTCGGACATTACTAA
- the LOC130413984 gene encoding adenosine receptor A2b-like — protein MNISQSPADLATVLPLNSFGNVLLFLFNLILATAIVFLNVSVCISIMLDRALRNENRFMYMLSTCLSDICSGVSYYYCGVLDVRDSYDSPTRTFYIAPTFLGLSYMAILAAQADRYHAVSSPFKYSQRMTRNRTLLVILAYWVYAFIIVAVNNLVTMGVAKRVTGIGTFVANIFTVIIMIGLNIKLFFIAKYQLEREPQSAERDNKRASVHLIVVVALCFLVAWLPIFIHIIACNFAGSTCYAFKNEGSDPLRTLPRVNAVLTPLLYIRGCSALRITLLSKVWKTPCKRKGVTPQSVEKPEAPKDVQCASLRS, from the exons ATGAATATTTCTCAGAGTCCTGCGGATCTGGCCACAGTGCTGCCTCTCAACAGTTTTGGCAACgtgcttttgtttcttttcaattTAATTCTCGCCACTGCCATCGTTTTTCTCAACGTGTCTGTTTGTATTTCAATCATGCTAGACCGAGCGCTGCGTAACGAGAACCGCTTCATGTACATGCTCAGCACCTGTCTCAGTGACATTTGCTCGGGCGTGTCCTATTATTATTGCGGCGTCCTTGACGTGCGTGACAGCTATGACTCCCCCACGCGCACTTTCTACATTGCGCCTACTTTTCTGGGGTTGTCTTATATGGCGATTCTGGCCGCGCAGGCGGACCGGTACCACGCTGTCTCTTCACCTTTCAAATACTCCCAACGCATGACCCGCAACAGAACCTTACTGGTGATACTGGCGTACTGGGTTTACGCGTTTATCATCGTGGCTGTTAATAATCTGGTGACTATGGGGGTCGCGAAGAGAGTGACGGGGATTGGCACTTTTGTGGCAAACATTTTCACTGTAATAATCATGATTGGGTTGAACATTAAACTGTTTTTCATTGCAAAGTATCAGCTCGAGCGCGAGCCCCAGAGCGCGGAAAGAGACAACAAGCGCGCGTCCGTGCATCTCATCGTAGTAGTGGCCTTGTGCTTTCTGGTCGCGTGGTTGcccatatttattcatattattgcGTGCAATTTCGCGGGGTCCACGTGCTACGCGTTTAAAAACGAGGGTTCGGACCCTCTGCGCACTTTACCACGAGTGAACGCAGTTCTCACCCCCTTGTTGTATATCAGGGGCTGTTCTGCACTCCGGATCACCCTACTGAGTAAAGTCTGGAAAACGCCATGCAAGAGGAAAGg TGTGACCCCTCAGTCTGTGGAGAAGCCTGAAGCCCCCAAAGATGTGCAATGTGCAAGTCTCCGGTCATAA
- the LOC130413985 gene encoding C5a anaphylatoxin chemotactic receptor 1 — protein MLALNLTVPLSVDFTRPEDYLIFIFHILFATSSALLAGSVVVGIVSTNALRSQNRFLFMLNTSISDTLTGCSVFYLGLFDVQEGYPSRNGTYYILPSFLGVNVLTFVFAQFDRYLAVCYPFFYKRHITRGVVIGVCALCWVYTFSILAVQSLVPVASAAQINAFGVIVLQAIVAVKVVMTIKLYMIARHQLSREAPSSEKESKKESLRIIVFVVICFLVLWSPSFLNISVKYVTKTGMKFRNEATNLFAIMARFNALSTPALYIWGSPALRAAVWNSVWSKVFKRRKTRVDSTKGGGQILSITQQ, from the exons ATGCTCGCGTTAAACCTCACCGTTCCTCTCTCAGTTGACTTTACGCGTCCTGAAGATTAtctgatatttatttttcacatccTGTTCGCCACGAGTTCGGCTCTCCTGGCCGGCTCTGTGGTCGTCGGCATCGTGAGCACCAATGCGCTGCGCTCTCAGAACCGCTTCCTTTTCATGTTAAACACCAGCATCAGTGACACATTAACCGGCTGCTCTGTCTTCTACCTAGGCCTGTTTGATGTCCAGGAAGGCTATCCGTCCCGGAACGGCACCTATTACATTCTGCCATCATTTCTAGGGGTGAACGTGTTGACTTTTGTGTTTGCGCAGTTTGACAGATACCTGGCCGTGTGTTACCCCTTTTTCTACAAGCGTCACATCACGCGTGGGGTCGTGATCGGCGTCTGCGCGCTTTGCTGGGTTTATACTTTTTCGATTCTTGCCGTTCAAAGCCTCGTGCCGGTAGCGTCTGCCGCTCAAATCAACGCGTTTGGGGTGATAGTCCTGCAGGCTATCGTGGCCGTCAAAGTTGTGATGACCATCAAACTGTACATGATCGCCAGACATCAGCTAAGCCGAGAGGCGCCCAGCAGCGAGAAGGAAAGCAAGAAAGAGTCACTGCgcattattgtttttgtggTCATTTGTTTTCTCGTTTTGTGGTCTCCGTCCTTTTTAAACATCTCAGTGAAATATGTGACCAAGACCGGAATGAAGTTCAGAAACGAAGCCACGAATCTGTTCGCAATCATGGCGCGCTTTAACGCGCTCAGCACGCCGGCGTTGTACATTTGGGGAAGTCCGGCGTTACGCGCGGCGGTGTGGAACTCCGTGTGGAGCAAAGTATTCAAAAGAAGGAAAACTAG GGTGGACTCCACGAAGGGAGGAGGACAAATCCTCAGCATCACACAGCAATga
- the morc2 gene encoding LOW QUALITY PROTEIN: ATPase MORC2 (The sequence of the model RefSeq protein was modified relative to this genomic sequence to represent the inferred CDS: deleted 1 base in 1 codon), whose amino-acid sequence MAYTNYSSLNRAQLTFEYLHTNSTTHEFLFGALAELVDNSRDANATRIDILTEKRPDLRGGFMLCFLDDGTGMDPSEATHVIQFGKSSKRFPESTHIGQYGNGLKSGSMRIGKDFILFTKKDNKLTCLFLSRTFHEEEGLDEVIVPLPSWDLQTQQPLSQDPEKYAIETELIFKYSPFKNEEQLFRQFKKIEGPSGTLVVVYNLKLMDNREPELDVETDHQDILMAGTPVEGVKPERRSFRAYAAVLYIDPRMRIFIQSHKVRTKRLSCCLYNPRMYKYTSTRFKTRAEQEVKKADHLSKLAEEKAKEAESKARALELKLGDDLSKDARAALRKAQDSASALRSEATRKQAIHASKQKALKEPKELNFIFGVNIERRDQDGMFIYNCSRLIKMYEKTGPQLEGGMACGGVVGVVDVPYLVLEPTHNKQDFADAKEYRHLLRAMGEYLAQYWKDIGIAQKGIVKFWDEFGYLSANWNSTPSHELRFRRRRAMEIPVTIQCDKCLKWRTLPFQMDAVDKRYPDSWVCLMNPDGTQDRCDAAEQRQNLPNGVLKKDIKTSDEKQKDLSEKIRQQQEKLEALQKTTTIKSSADIKQLPLDVRTKPAEAQPTRSSQRTAPRPRSPPLPAAVKRAVSQPPAAKTPPPKPTTPSRPTRTPPAPPPKAKQSPAPTAKVAKTAPKPVATPPAPPSKPAARRSATLSRAATPSSTKTPVKQTSASKKVNAKKSKVQKEEDEEEEESEEEEEEEEEEEEEEEEEEEDDSASEEDEPQPKKSKMAAKAQNRGKNVAEKKPTPAKQTITELVSNSNAITEDLKKDATKNAQKDKGIQVEAKVNGEWFTGRVTAVETAKENVRWKIKFDYVPMNTPRDRWVFKGSDDVRLMCPASPESQSPDTNQVPARSVTPPTAAEPDTTQSGPSRETTEGLVTMMRTLLRYFFPPDFRIPKDSVNTMSAEDLVAFPLKEYFQQYEAGLQSLCNSYQTRAESRARAVEEKSSGAEAKLKESEEKLRKLRTNIVALLQKVQEDIEISSDDELDAYIEDLVTKGE is encoded by the exons GACAACCCATGAGTTTCTTTTTGGAGCTTTGGCCGAACTTGTGGACAACTCGAG AGATGCGAATGCAACACGGATAGACATCTTAACAG AAAAGAGACCGGATTTGAGAGGCGGTtttatgctttgttttcttgaCGATGGCACTGGAATGGACCCCA GTGAAGCCACACATGTTATCCAGTTCGGCAAATCGAGTAAACGATTCCCAGAATCCACTCACATCGGCCAGTATGGAAATGGATTGAAGTC GGGTTCAATGCGAATTGGAAAGGACTTCATTCTTTTCAccaaaaaagacaacaaattaacctgtttgtttttgtcacgAACATTTCATGAAGAAGAGGGGCTGGATGAG GTGATTGTTCCGCTGCCAAGTTGGGATTTGCAAACCCAGCAACCTCTATCTCAAGATCCGGAGAAATACGCTATCGAGACTGAACTGATCTTTAAGTATTCTCCCTTTAAGAATGAAGAGCAGCTGTTTCGTCAGTTCAAGAAGATTGAAGGACCAAGTG GTACTCTTGTTGTAGTTTATAATCTGAAGTTGATGGACAACAGAGAGCCAGAGTTAGATGTGGAAACCGACCACCAGGACATTTTGATGGCCGGGACACCTGTTGAAGGAGT AAAACCGGAGAGAAGGTCATTCCGTGCGTATGCTGCGGTCCTTTACATCGACCCCAGAATGAGGATCTTTATTCAGAGCCACAAAGTCCGAACCAAAAGATTGTCCTGTTGTTTGTATAACCCAAG GATGTACAAATACACATCAACGCGTTTTAAAACCCGTGCGGAACAGGAAGTCAAGAAAGCAGATCACCTTTCAAAACTCG CTGAGGAGAAGGCAAAGGAGGCGGAGAGTAAAGCAAGAGCTCTGGAGCTGAAGCTTGGTGATGATTTATCCAAAGACGCCAGA GCTGCTCTGAGAAAAGCACAAGATTCGGCTTCAGCACTGCGCTCAGAAGCTACCAGAAAACAAGCCATCCATGcatccaaacaaaa AGCTTTGAAAGAACCCAAGGAGCTGAACTTCATCTTCGGCGTTAACATCGAAAGACGAGATCAGGATGGAATGTTCATCTACAACTGCAGTCGTCTCATTAAGATGTACGAGAAGACGGGACCACAGCTGGAGGGTGGAAT ggCGTGTGGGGGTGTTGTAGGGGTGGTGGATGTACCCTATCTAGTGCTTGAACCAACTCACAACAAGCAAGACTTTGCAGACGCTAAAGAGTACAGACATTTGTTGAGAGCAATGGGAGAATATCTCGCCCAGTACTGGAAGGACATCGGTATAG CTCAGAAAGGGATAGTTAAGTTCTGGGATGAGTTCGGTTATTTGTCGGCCAACTGGAACTCCACCCCATCACACGAACTTCGGTTTCGCCGACGGAGAGCCATGGAGATACCAGTCACCATCCAATGCG ATAAGTGTTTAAAATGGCGGACGCTGCCATTTCAGATGGATGCTGTGGACAAGCGCTACCCAGACAGCTGGGTGTGTCTCATGAACCCAGATGGAACGCAGGACAG GTGTGACGCCGCTGAGCAGAGACAGAACTTGCCCAATGGCGTGTTGAAAAAAGACATCAAGACATCGGATGAGAAACAAAAAGATCTGTCGGAAAAAATCCGCCAACAGCAGGAGAAACTGGAGGCCCTCCAG aAAACAACAACGATAAAATCGTCAGCGGATATAAAACAGCTCCCTCTAGATGTCAGAACAAAACCTGCAGAAGCTCAG CCAACGCGCTCATCCCAGCGAACAGCGCCGCGTCCGCGCTCGCCGCCTCTTCCTGCTGCA GTCAAAAGAGCCGTTAGTCAGCCTCCAGCAGCGAAGACCCCACCCCCTAAACCCACAACGCCCTCACGTCCCACCCGGACTCCACCTGCACCTCCACCTAAAGCTAAGCAATCACCCGCCCCTACTGCAAAGGTGGCAAAGACCGCCCCTAAACCTGTAGCCACGCCCCCAGCTCCACCTTCAAAGCCAGCAGCTCGCAGAAGCGCCACCCTGAGCCGTGCTGCTACA CCATCGTCTACCAAAACTCCAGTCAAACAAACTTCAGCCAGCAAGAAAGTAAACGCAAAGAAGAGTAAAGTCCAGaaagaggaagatgaagaggaggaagagagtgaagaggaagaggaggaggaggaggaagaagaagaagaagaggaggaggaagaagaagacGACAGTGCGTCAGAGGAGGATGAACCTCAGCCCAAGAAATCAAAGATGGCAGCGAAGGCTCAGAATCGAGGAAAAAACGTTGCGGAAAAAAAGCCAACACCAGCCAAACAGACCATTACAGAG CTTGTCAGTAATAGTAATGCTATTACTGAAGATCTAAAGAAAGATGCAACAAAAAATGCTCAAAAAG ATAAAGGTATTCAGGTAGAGGCGAAGGTGAATGGAGAGTGGTTCACAGGTCGTGTAACAGCAGTAGAGACGGCGAAGGAGAACGTGCGATGGAAGATCAAGTTTGACTATGTTCCCATGAACACTCCGAGGGACCGATG gGTGTTTAAAGGCAGCGATGATGTCCGTCTTATGTGTCCCGCCTCTCCGGAGTCACAAAGTCCAGACACCAACCAGGTTCCAGCGCGGTCTGTAACTCCGCCCACCGCTGCCGAACCCGACACGACTCAGAGCGGTCCGAGTAGAGAGACAACAGAAGGCCTTGTGACCATGATGAG GACGTTGCTACGGTATTTCTTCCCGCCGGATTTCCGAATCCCTAAAGATTCTGTTAACACTATGAGCGCAGAGGACCTTGTGGCCTTTCCTCTC aaagaGTATTTTCAGCAGTATGAGGCCGGGTTGCAGAGCTTGTGTAATTCCTATCAGACCCGAGCAGAGTCACGTGCACGAGCCGTGGAGGAAAAGAGCAGCGGAGCAGAGGCCAAACTCAAAGAGTCTGAAGAAAAACTTCGCAAACTGCGAACGAACATCGTAGCTCTGCTGCAGAAAGTTCAGGAG GACATAGAGATCAGCTCTGATGATGAGCTGGATGCATACATTGAAGATCTGGTCACTAAGGGAGAGTGA